The Salvelinus alpinus chromosome 30, SLU_Salpinus.1, whole genome shotgun sequence genomic interval aataatgtgtgtgtgaaatttgttttgatttagaatggaccattatatTGTCTCaacaggggcagggggaaaaatacatgtaatctcTACACTTAAATAGGGAATGGAGGAAGCTTTTACTGTGGTTAATtgtcatgccagccaggtaggctatactcctgttgtaaagataagaaatgtgcttaatattagcttaatattaggaaagttgagaaaaatATAATAGGCCTTGCCTATAGAAAACATagaatcctcctctttttaatagaggccatcactcttcTTTTTTTTTGCCTATAGAAATgtgtgcaacatgagctcatgggttctcatgaagtgtttgatttgattttcgaatacatttgcattgatgtcagagtgattagagggacaatcgagtgctgagtaccaggcagttagcacgtttggtaggctactaatgacaatcagagcttggagaagcctagttaccgtgactaaatTGTCATGTgtaatttgactgccttcatgattCGTGACCGCTGGTGTagcagtaatacggtcaccacaacagctctggttgcaaccgaggacagacgatttttacacgctatgtCCTTTAGCACTGgctggtcccattctgtgagcttgtgtggcttaccactttgcagctgagcagttgttgctcctagacgtttccacttcacaataacagcacttacagttgaccggggcaactctagtagggcagaaatttgacgaactgacttgttggaaaggtggcatcctatgaaggtgccatgttgaaagtcactgagttcttcagtaaggttATTCTACacccagtgtttgtctatggagattgcatggctgtgtgcttgattttatacacctgtcagcaacgttcCTTTGTAGTGTATGTGAGTTACCGTGTGAGCGGATGCAGACAGGGGAGTTCTCTGTACAGATGTTCTTTTGTTGCTCCTGTTGTCCCATAGGACGATCTGGCCTGAGTAAGTCCCACCCACAATCAGGTTAGGATGGAACCTGGCGAATGCCGCTGACATCACTgcagactggggaagagacacaGAGAAGAGAATTATATTCACagagaggtggtgtgtgtgtgtgtgtgtgtgtgtgtgtgtgtgtgtgtgtgtgtacctggcagTGGAAGGTGTATTCGGGTGTGGTCTTCTTATACTTCATATTCCAGACCAGAGCCACTCCGTCCGGCTCATGAGGAGCATCTTCATTGTTGTTGTAGGAGGCCACCAGCAGCTCAGGGTACTGAATCAAACAGCAGACGGCAGTCAAACAGCAGTCAACAGGGGTAAAACAGAAGTGTATCAGGAATCAAATACACAGATTTGCATGACTCTAACAGAGTCCAACACAAGAGATTATGTAACTTTTTAAAAGATAGGCCCTACTCCGAATcatcacacacactctcctacCTGAGGAGACCAGTCCAGACAGGTGACCACTCTGTACTTGGACCAACGTTCGTCAGAGAACACCCTACTCAGAGACATCTTAGCCCCCGCCTGCATCTCACTGGAAAGGAAGAAAGAAATAttgaaagaaagagcgagagaaataaGAACATACACTCTCTATAgctgtgtgttcaggtgtgtgtgtctcacccctCCTTGTCCTCCAGGTCTCGGCCACTGTAGTCGAAGCAGACGTCCACTCGCTCAGAGAGAGCCCGCTCTACAATCCTGCTCCCTCGATCGAAGAAGGTCATGAACTCCTCAGAGTTGAGCAGGTGCATCTTCTCCTCTTCAGTCAGCTCCTTGGGagggactacacacacacacacgcattaatATCGGAAGTGGTGTAGGCCAGGGCTAGTCAACTTACAGAGGCAGGAGGGTAAAGTCAATCTCACCTTCTTCCTGCTTCTGCTCATCAGCTTTCTCTTCCTGGGAGTCCTCTGCTGGCTTGGGATCGaccatctcctcctcttcttcctcctccgcctcctctgctacacacgcacgcacacacacccacaacatCATGCTCACAACACAACGTACAATAAAACATTCAAAGTTTGTAGAATTGCCGCTAACCCATAAAACACTAAGTTTACCTGGTTTAgcctgggtgtgtgtttgtgtatcggCGGGGGTCTGTGTCTCCTTGGAGTAGGACACCATCTCTTTTGGAGGGAAATCCACCTGGGTCACCTTTGCCATGCCAAGCCTAAAACCTCGCCTGGacaggagacacacacatagTCAGAGCGACACATACAAACTTAAAAACACAGCCACACCATTATACAAACACTCTCACACTCCACATCCAAACACACCATTACAAAGACAAACACTCTACATGTGCTAGCAGACAGCAATGTGTATGATACTAACAAGGGCCATTCAGGCCCACCAAAGAAATGACCAAGAGGAACCGAAGAGAGGAGCAAAACCACAGCCCAAGTAGGGGAATGTGTCTTATAGAGTAAGAAAGAGGTGAACCCCAGTAGTTCAGAGTCAGAGTGCAGCTGCAGAGTAGAGGTGTCAGGATCCCAGGGTAATGTCCTGATACAGCCACAACACACCACCAGggggcagcagagagagagcaggaagagagagagagagagagcaggaagagagagagagagcgcaggaAGAGAGTGAgtaacacagagaaagagagaaagctggCAGGTTAATAATATACAATGAGCATACAGGTACTTAAtcacaaatacacaaacacagaCCTAGAGTTTCCATCTCCAGAGTCCTGGCTTCCAGAATCGCTGCCCACTGACTTGGCTGAGGGAGACATAAGGGTAGTGACTAGATAGTGAAACAGACACGTATCCTCTGTTATTACCCTCAGAGGCTGGGCtgtgtggggctgtgtgtgtgtgtgtgtgtggggggggggtcaaagaATGAGGGAGTGAATAATTGAGTGAATGAGAGAGTCAGTTGGTTAGTAGTAAATGAcgggagagaagaaaagagaagaaaaaGTAGGGGACAAGTGGCACGCTGAGGCTTCATGGAAAAATGCTTGTTAAAAAACAGAAAAGTATGTACGTGTACgtgagtgtgtgtacatgtgtgtgtatgtgtctttaCTGTTGGGTATATCAGGGGCGATCCCCATGCTTTGCAGCAGagcctcagcctctctcctcttcttctccaggTCAGAAGAGTCATCTGCTGCACCGACTCCACCCCCTTCCCGCTTCGAGTCAGACCCCTACAGGGGGAGAGAGTGgaagggggggaagagggagaatgGGTAGAAAAGGAGAGGCAGCGGGAGAGGGATCCGTTGAATTGGAGAGACAGGGAAAAGGATCACGTAATAAACACAATATAACCACATATAAATACTGCATAGGCTATTACATGAcacactaataataataatatactatttattttacttgtatttattcaggggagcccaattgagaccagggtctcattctCAATAGTGCCCTGAGAACAAACAATTCACAAATCAACATGATGATACAATAAAACAGCAGCAACAAAAAAGAACTACGAGATACAGAAGATACAGTACGTTTCACAACACAAAAATGATTACAATCAACCAGAAAACGAGCACACTTCAGTGAATTCATTCCTCATCAGCGTTCTAAAGTGCCCTACTGTCACCAGGGATTCAAGACGTAACGAGGATTGTAAATTATTCCAAACATGTTCTGAGTAAAACTAAATGCTGATTTACCGAGGTTGGTGGAGACACGAGGGACTTCAAGTGTTAACCAACCCTGTAAGCGGGCTTGGGGACTCGTATTTTTATACATTAACAGAGAAGTGAGATATGTTAGAAGCTTGTGCAGCAGAGCTTATGTAAACAAAAAGGGGAAAATTAAGTGATCTACGGGAATTTAGAGAGGTCAAGCTGACCTGATAAAGGACGCTGTGGTGATTATTAAACCTGTCAACTGTGATTAAAGCGAAGCGCGCTATGGTACACCGCACCCAAGGGTTTTAGAGTAGCGGCTGCTGCATTCTGATGAATGGTGTCACCATAATCAAGAACTGGCAGGAAGGTTGCCTGTACAACCTGCTTCCTGCTGTTTAAGGAGAGGCatgatctaaactcagcaaaaaaggaaacgtccctttttcaggaccctgtctttcaaagataatccaaataacttcacagatcttcattgtaaacactttttcccatgcttgttcaatgaaccataaacaattaatgaacatgcacctgtggaatggtcgttatgacactaacagcttacagacggtaggcaattaaggtcacagttatgaaaacttaggacactagaggcctttctactgactctgaaaaacacaaagaaagatgcccagggtccctgctcatctgcgtgaacgtgccttaggcatgctgcaaggaggcatgaggactgtagatgtggccagggcaataaattgcaatgtccgtactgtgagacgcctaagacagcgctacagggagacaggacggacagctgatcatccttgcagtggcagacccagtgtaacaacacctgcacaggatcggtacatccgaacctcACACCTGCAGgataggtacaggatggcaacaacaactacccgagttacaccaggaatgcacaatctctccatcagtgctcagactgtccgcaataggctgagagaggctggactgagggcttgtaggcctgttgtaaggtaggtactcatcagacatcactggcaacaacgtcgcctatgggcacaaacccaccgtcgctggaccagacaggactggcaaaaagtgctcttcactgacgagtcgcggttttgtctcaccaggggtgatggtcggatccgcgtttatcgtcgaagaaatGAGCGTTATACCGAGGCCTGCACTCTGGAACGAGATCGatttggagggtccgtcatggtctggagcggtgtgctacagcatcattggactgagcttgttgtcattgcaggtaatctcaacactgtgcattacagggaagacatcatcctccctcatgtggtacccttcctgcaggctcatcctgacatgacccttcagcatgacaatgccaccagccatactgctcgctcTGTGCataatttcctgcaagacaggaatgtcagtgttctgtcatggccagcgaagagcccggatctcaatcccattgagcatgtctgggatctgttgggtcagcgggtgagggctagggccattccccccagaaat includes:
- the LOC139560075 gene encoding dynein, cytoplasmic 1, intermediate chain 2a-like isoform X4 produces the protein MSPSAKSVGSDSGSQDSGDGNSRRGFRLGMAKVTQVDFPPKEMVSYSKETQTPADTQTHTQAKPAEEAEEEEEEEMVDPKPAEDSQEEKADEQKQEEVPPKELTEEEKMHLLNSEEFMTFFDRGSRIVERALSERVDVCFDYSGRDLEDKEGEMQAGAKMSLSRVFSDERWSKYRVVTCLDWSPQYPELLVASYNNNEDAPHEPDGVALVWNMKYKKTTPEYTFHCQSAVMSAAFARFHPNLIVGGTYSGQIVLWDNRSNKRTSVQRTPLSASAHTHPVYCVNVVGTQNAHNLISISTDGKMCSWNLDMLSQPQDSLELVFKQSKAVSVTSMAFPLGDVNNFVVGSEDGSVYTACRHGSKAGISDVFEGHHGPVTGLSCHSAGGPVDFSHLFISASFDWTVKLWTTKSTRPLYLFEDSCDYVYDVMWSPTHPALFACVDGSGRLDLWNLNNDTEVPSASVVVDGSPALNRVRWAHSGREIATGDSDGQVLVYDVGEQICVPKADEWTRFVRTLVEINESRDEGDELAAQRLLA
- the LOC139560075 gene encoding cytoplasmic dynein 1 intermediate chain 2-like isoform X3, whose product is MLEFYYYTCMADKQDKSELKAELERKKQRLAQIREEKKRKEEEKNKKKDGSDSKREGGGVGAADDSSDLEKKRREAEALLQSMGIAPDIPNTKSVGSDSGSQDSGDGNSRRGFRLGMAKVTQVDFPPKEMVSYSKETQTPADTQTHTQAKPAEEAEEEEEEEMVDPKPAEDSQEEKADEQKQEEVPPKELTEEEKMHLLNSEEFMTFFDRGSRIVERALSERVDVCFDYSGRDLEDKEGEMQAGAKMSLSRVFSDERWSKYRVVTCLDWSPQYPELLVASYNNNEDAPHEPDGVALVWNMKYKKTTPEYTFHCQSAVMSAAFARFHPNLIVGGTYSGQIVLWDNRSNKRTSVQRTPLSASAHTHPVYCVNVVGTQNAHNLISISTDGKMCSWNLDMLSQPQDSLELVFKQSKAVSVTSMAFPLGDVNNFVVGSEDGSVYTACRHGSKAGISDVFEGHHGPVTGLSCHSAGGPVDFSHLFISASFDWTVKLWTTKSTRPLYLFEDSCDYVYDVMWSPTHPALFACVDGSGRLDLWNLNNDTEVPSASVVVDGSPALNRVRWAHSGREIATGDSDGQVLVYDVGEQICVPKADEWTRFVRTLVEINESRDEGDELAAQRLLA
- the LOC139560075 gene encoding dynein, cytoplasmic 1, intermediate chain 2a-like isoform X2; amino-acid sequence: MADKQDKSELKAELERKKQRLAQIREEKKRKEEEKNKKKDGSDSKREGGGVGAADDSSDLEKKRREAEALLQSMGIAPDIPNTKSVGSDSGSQDSGDGNSRTLPWDPDTSTLQLHSDSELLGRGFRLGMAKVTQVDFPPKEMVSYSKETQTPADTQTHTQAKPAEEAEEEEEEEMVDPKPAEDSQEEKADEQKQEEVPPKELTEEEKMHLLNSEEFMTFFDRGSRIVERALSERVDVCFDYSGRDLEDKEGEMQAGAKMSLSRVFSDERWSKYRVVTCLDWSPQYPELLVASYNNNEDAPHEPDGVALVWNMKYKKTTPEYTFHCQSAVMSAAFARFHPNLIVGGTYSGQIVLWDNRSNKRTSVQRTPLSASAHTHPVYCVNVVGTQNAHNLISISTDGKMCSWNLDMLSQPQDSLELVFKQSKAVSVTSMAFPLGDVNNFVVGSEDGSVYTACRHGSKAGISDVFEGHHGPVTGLSCHSAGGPVDFSHLFISASFDWTVKLWTTKSTRPLYLFEDSCDYVYDVMWSPTHPALFACVDGSGRLDLWNLNNDTEVPSASVVVDGSPALNRVRWAHSGREIATGDSDGQVLVYDVGEQICVPKADEWTRFVRTLVEINESRDEGDELAAQRLLA
- the LOC139560075 gene encoding dynein, cytoplasmic 1, intermediate chain 2a-like isoform X1 gives rise to the protein MLEFYYYTCMADKQDKSELKAELERKKQRLAQIREEKKRKEEEKNKKKDGSDSKREGGGVGAADDSSDLEKKRREAEALLQSMGIAPDIPNTKSVGSDSGSQDSGDGNSRTLPWDPDTSTLQLHSDSELLGRGFRLGMAKVTQVDFPPKEMVSYSKETQTPADTQTHTQAKPAEEAEEEEEEEMVDPKPAEDSQEEKADEQKQEEVPPKELTEEEKMHLLNSEEFMTFFDRGSRIVERALSERVDVCFDYSGRDLEDKEGEMQAGAKMSLSRVFSDERWSKYRVVTCLDWSPQYPELLVASYNNNEDAPHEPDGVALVWNMKYKKTTPEYTFHCQSAVMSAAFARFHPNLIVGGTYSGQIVLWDNRSNKRTSVQRTPLSASAHTHPVYCVNVVGTQNAHNLISISTDGKMCSWNLDMLSQPQDSLELVFKQSKAVSVTSMAFPLGDVNNFVVGSEDGSVYTACRHGSKAGISDVFEGHHGPVTGLSCHSAGGPVDFSHLFISASFDWTVKLWTTKSTRPLYLFEDSCDYVYDVMWSPTHPALFACVDGSGRLDLWNLNNDTEVPSASVVVDGSPALNRVRWAHSGREIATGDSDGQVLVYDVGEQICVPKADEWTRFVRTLVEINESRDEGDELAAQRLLA